The proteins below come from a single Chiloscyllium punctatum isolate Juve2018m chromosome 22, sChiPun1.3, whole genome shotgun sequence genomic window:
- the LOC140493597 gene encoding troponin I, fast skeletal muscle-like has product MTSSRRMHLKSLLLSLAKAALEKEEADRIAEKERYMEEHCGHLQTGGLSMAELQDLCKKLHAKIDVVDEERYDIESRVNKSTKEIDDLNLKVFDLKGKFKRPPLKRVRMSADAMLRALLGSKHKVSMDLRANLKQVKKEDTEKEKDLRDVGDWRKNIEEKAGMEGRKKMFEGAE; this is encoded by the exons ATGACTTCTTCTCGCAGAATGCATCTGAAG AGTTTACTACTCTCTCTTGCTAAAGCTGCACTTGAGAAGGAGGAAGCAGATCGGATAGCAGAGAAGGAGAGGTATATGGAAGAACATTGTGGACATCTGCAGACTGGTGGGCTTTCAATGGCCGAGTTACAG GACTTGTGCAAGAAACTTCATGCAAAGATAGATGTCGTTGATGAGGAGAGATATGACATAGAATCCAGAGTTAATAAGAGCACCAAAGAG ATTGATGATCTGAACTTGAAAGTCTTTGACCTGAAAGGCAAATTCAAGAGGCCACCACTCAAGAGAGTCCGTATGTCTGCTGATGCCATGTTACGTGCTCTACTGGGCTCCAAACACAAGGTGTCCATGGACTTGAGAGCTAACCTGAAACAGGTGAAGAAAGAGGACACTGAGAAGGAGAAG GATCTGCGTGATGTTGGAGACTGGCGTAAAAACATTGAAGAGAAGGCTGGAATGGAAGGCAGAAAGAAGATGTTTGAGGGTGCTGAATAA